In Gossypium hirsutum isolate 1008001.06 chromosome D01, Gossypium_hirsutum_v2.1, whole genome shotgun sequence, the genomic window TATTGGTGTGTTTGACATATAAACTTTATCCCAAGTTCTTTTCATAGGTTGGGAtgataattttttctatattCATATTCGAAtatttattgaatataaatattttagaataaatgaaaaatcCATGTAACATAAGTGTTTTTGGCTCAGCAGAATATCATGTagtttgtgtttatgtttttctATTGAATATTTTGAGGTTAAATatcccttttttttcttattgtttttatctcgatttatgttatttaaattcaAGTTATATATTTGAAGAATTCTATAATATATTCATATTTGAATAtgtatgaaatataaatattgaatgcACATACTTAGAGAAAAAATTAGAAGTTGaagataatttttatgttaaatatatgGAGTTAAAAGCGATAATCATTaactccaaaaaaaaatttatgaatcaTAAAACTATTGAAAAAATGATGGTAAACATCTCACAAAGTCAGATTTCTTAATTTCAAAGGTTAAAGTCTCATTTACTTTAATTCATTTTGTATCTTATATATATTACCCCATAAATTTCAGTGAAAATTTATTCTAGTATGACTCAAAAGAGtttctatttttgataatttaaaggaatttttaaatttattaaaacatctaaatacatagaaaattttaaaatatatattattcacaATCTATGGAACGTAGGTTTAATTAGTTTCATCTCAtctctttagttttttttttttttgcatgtatttgaaactttgatgtaatATGGTttaatttagtattatttttgaaaaatattttaaaattattaaaagaacacttttaaaatttttgatttaattatttaaatgtttatgtcaagttaaaaataagttttcaaaagataaaagGTATATAATGAGTGCTAAATCATAGTCTAGGTCTTGAAGCCCAACATTTGATTCAACTATTGTCCGTACCATTTAGTCTGGTTACATTGTTTTGGTCCCTAATCCTTACTGGTATCATATGTTTTTTCAGACAGAAGACTCTTTTAACATTTCACCGCAAAGATGGAGATAACAAATGTGAGCGAGTATCAAGAAATTGCGAAGCAAAAGTTGCCAAAGATGGTGTATGACTACTACGCATCTGGTGCTGAGGACCAATGGACATTGCAAGAGAATAGATTTGCTTTCACTAAGATACTGTGagcttttttttcaaaacaagacCAGATTGTTCCTTTATTGCTAAATGTTTATGTTTCAATTTGTTGACATTCTTCGTTCTTAAGGTTTCGTCCTCGTATTCTCATCGATGTAAGCAAGATAGACATGACCACAACTGTGTTGGGTTTCAAGATATCAATGCCTATCATGATTGCCCCAACTGCCATGCAAAAAATGGCTCATCCTGAAGGTATGGAATCGGTTTCATTTTGTTATTTAGTTCTTGTTTCATGGAAGCCAATTTGAGTGAGATCCCTTTCAATTTGTGTGACAGGGGAGTATGCAACAGCTAGGGCTGCATCTGCTGCTGGAACTATCATGGTTTGGCTTCTCATTCCCGATTTATTTAACCCCAATCGTCGAATGCTTTTATGCTAAAACCGATCCATAACCGATGACAGTGTTCCAATTCATTTTTAACTTGCTTGCTGATCATTTCAGACATTATCCTCATGGGCAACTTCTAGTGTTGAGGAGGTTGCTTCGACAGGACCCGGCATTCGGTTTTTCCAACTCTATGTAAGTTCAAAAATGCATACATTGGTGTCCTATATTTGTTCATCAACTGATCTTCGATGTCGAATCTCAAGGTATACAAGGACAGGAATGTAGTTGCACAGCTCGTTAGAAGAGCCGAGAGGGCTGGTTTCAAGGCAATTGCCCTTACAGTTGATACTCCGAGACTCGGTCGCAGAGAAGCTGATATCAAGAACAGGTATCATTGTCTCGCAGAGTCTTCGAGGCCGTTAAGCATTCTTCGTAATATGCTCGAGTTACACTCAAAGAGTCTTGTGTTTCAAAATTCCCTTGCAGGTTCACTTTACCACCATTTTTGACATTGAAGAACTTTGAAGGTTTGGACCTTGGCAAGATGGATCAAGTGAGTAGTCCTTTCGAGATTAGTGTTAAAAAATATACTAATGAGATGAGCATTTGTTTCCTAAGATATTTAACTTTTTATTGGGAGCCATGCAGGCTGATGATTCGGGTCTTGCTTCGTACGTTGCCGGACAAATCGATCGTTCCCTTAGCTGGAAGGTACGTATATGCACGAGCCGATCCAGGGATTCTATCGGTTAATTACAATGTTcatgttatagttttgattaaaCGTGTAATAAATGTACCCTACTGGCTATGCATAGGATGTGAAATGGCTTCAAACAATCACCAAATTGCCAATTCTTGTGAAGGGTGTACTCACGGCTGAAGATAGTAAGAAAGAACTCGAACCCTTCT contains:
- the LOC107936173 gene encoding (S)-2-hydroxy-acid oxidase GLO1; this translates as MEITNVSEYQEIAKQKLPKMVYDYYASGAEDQWTLQENRFAFTKILFRPRILIDVSKIDMTTTVLGFKISMPIMIAPTAMQKMAHPEGEYATARAASAAGTIMTLSSWATSSVEEVASTGPGIRFFQLYVYKDRNVVAQLVRRAERAGFKAIALTVDTPRLGRREADIKNRFTLPPFLTLKNFEGLDLGKMDQADDSGLASYVAGQIDRSLSWKDVKWLQTITKLPILVKGVLTAEDTRIAIQAGAAGIIVSNHGARQLDYVPATIMALEEVVKAAQGRVPVFLDGGVRRGTDVFKALALGASGIFIGRPVVFSLAAEGEAGVRKVLSMLREEFELTMALSGCRSLKEITRDHIVTEWDSPHPRPAPRL